The Cervus canadensis isolate Bull #8, Minnesota chromosome X, ASM1932006v1, whole genome shotgun sequence genome contains a region encoding:
- the SPRY3 gene encoding protein sprouty homolog 3 has protein sequence MDAAVTDDFQQILPIEQLRSTHASNDYVDRPPVPCKQALSSPSLIVQTHKSDWSLATMPTALPRSLSQCHQLQPLPQHLSQSSIASSMSHSTTASDQRLLASITPSPSGQSIIRTQPGTGAHPKADGALKGEAEQSAMHPSEHLFICEECGRCKCVLCTAARPLPACWLCNQRCLCSAESLLDYGTCLCCVKGLFYHCSTDDEDNCADEPCSCGPGSCLVRWAAMSLISLFLPCLCCYLPTRGCLHLCQQGYDSLRRPGCRCKRHTNTVCRKISSGSAPFPKAQEKSV, from the coding sequence ATGGATGCTGCAGTGACAGATGATTTCCAACAAATTCTGCCTATTGAACAGCTGCGCTCTACTCATGCTAGCAATGATTATGTGGACCGTCCTCCAGTTCCCTGTAAACAGGCCCTCTCCAGCCCTTCCCTTATTGTGCAAACCCACAAATCTGATTGGTCCCTGGCTACCATGCCCACTGCTCTGCCCCGCAGTCTCAGCCAGTGCCATCAGTTGCAGCCCTTGCCTCAGCATTTGAGCCAGTCTAGCATTGCCAGCTCAATGTCCCATAGCACCACTGCCTCTGATCAAAGGCTCTTGGCCAGCATTACGCCCTCACCTTCAGGCCAGTCCATCATCCGAACCCAGCCTGGAACAGGAGCCCACCCAAAGGCTGATGGTGCTCTGAAGGGAGAAGCTGAGCAATCTGCCATGCACCCCAGTGAGCACCTCTTCATCTGTGAGGAGTGTGGGCGCTGCAAGTGTGTCCTCTGTACAGCAGCTCGCCCTCTCCCCGCTTGCTGGCTATGCAACCAGCGTTGCCTTTGCTCTGCTGAGAGCCTCTTAGATTATGGCACTTGTCTCTGCTGTGTTAAGGGCCTCTTCTACCACTGTTCCACTGACGATGAAGACAACTGCGCCGATGAGCCCTGCTCCTGTGGGCCTGGCTCTTGCCTCGTCCGCTGGGCAGCCATGAGCCTCATCTCCCTCTTCTTACCCTGCCTGTGCTGCTACCTGCCTACCCGTGGATGCCTCCATCTGTGCCAGCAGGGCTATGATAGTCTCAGGCGACCAGGCTGCCGTTGTAAGAGGCACACCAACACTGTGTGCAGAAAAATCTCTTCTGGTAGTGCACCCTTCCCCAAGGCCCAGGAAAAGTCTGTATGA